A single region of the Branchiostoma lanceolatum isolate klBraLanc5 chromosome 1, klBraLanc5.hap2, whole genome shotgun sequence genome encodes:
- the LOC136436381 gene encoding protein unc-93 homolog A-like isoform X1, giving the protein MGKRRTQHLEGVINRASDFTDLTMTRKASFAGNSPQEIPTLSVNHLTNMSTTFSPIDNELQSIPLDANAHENSHDSKTSAPSPDNVSSTKRRIIINLLIQCFGFLLLFTAYQSLQNLQSSINRARNLGLTSLAVLYGSLIPAGPFLAPVAMRYFGLKWTITGSMVTYMIFTIANYWSEFYTVIPASVLLGVGAACLWAANGAYLTRLATRYALVTGQDKAATISLFFGIFFGIFQTSQIWGNLISSLVLQQGAEDQGSPSAANVSSCGAANCPGGGAGNLVIPPNSLRVTLISIYLVCGILAVLIMALFADREAGKGIFSCLKTSKRRGGKYLSSGDDGQAEEDEDETSPDCKHLCERFLAAWKFMFREKRMMLLIPLIMYGTMEQALNVAIFTQAFVGCTLGIHWIGWVMICFGVCDAISALLVGRLRKWIPRQVLFGTAAVLNLALMIEMLTVKPHPSLTVLFFVHAGLWGVADGIWQTQINSLYGVLFPGQQEVAFPMDGFWGAVSYTISFAYGGYLCADVKISILLALLVVSMATYGVVELMEKRRLENDGDTPEDATEIKENTTSN; this is encoded by the exons ATGGGGAAGAGGAGGACACAACATCTTGAAG GCGTCATCAATCGTGCTTCAGATTTCACGGATCTGACAATGACCAGGAAGGCGTCCTTCGCCGGTAATTCGCCTCAAGAAATCCCTACGCTTTCTGTCAATCACCTGACCAACATGTCTACAACCTTTTCACCGATAGATAACGAACTGCAGTCCATTCCGCTGGATGCAAATGCTCACGAAAACAGTCATGACAGCAAAACCTCGGCACCATCTCCAGACAACGTATCCTCAACCAAAAGACGGATCATAATCAACCTCCTCATCCAGTGTTTCGggttcctcctcctcttcactgCGTACCAGTCGCTACAGAACCTCCAGAGCAGCATCAACCGAGCCCGTAATCTCGGCCTGACATCCCTGGCCGTCCTCTACGGGAGCCTCATCCCCGCTGGCCCGTTCCTCGCTCCCGTAGCCATGCGGTACTTtggactgaagtggacgatcaCCGGGTCGATGGTCACCTATATGATCTTCACCATTGCGAACTACTGGTCAGAGTTTTACACTGTGATCCCTGCATCAGTTCTCCTCGGAGTCGGAGCAGCGTGTCTTTGGGCCGCCAATGGGGCTTACCTGACACGGTTAGCTACCAGGTATGCTTTAGTTACTGGTCAGGATAAGGCGGCCACCATCTCCTTGTTCTTCGGCATCTTCTTCGGCATCTTCCAGACGTCTCAAATCTGGGGGAATCTGATCTCCTCCCTCGTCTTGCAGCAAGGAGCGGAGGACCAGGGCTCTCCATCTGCGGCGAACGTCTCATCCTGCGGCGCTGCCAACTGTCCGGGTGGCGGGGCTGGTAACCTTGTTATCCCGCCCAATAGTCTGCGGGTAACCCTCATCAGCATCTACCTGGTCTGCGGCATCCTAGCTGTGCTGATTATGGCTCTGTTTGCCGACAGGGAGGCAGGGAAGGGAATCTTCTCGTGCTTGAAGACATCGAAACGACGCGGAGGCAAATATCTATCATCTGGGGATGATGGACAGGCtgaggaagatgaagatgagACATCACCTGACTGTAAACATCTCTGTGAGAGGTTCCTGGCTGCGTGGAAGTTCATGTTTCGGGAGAAGAGGATGATGCTTCTCATCCCTCTCATCATGTACGGCACTATGGAACAAGCTCTGAATGTCGCCATCTTCACACAG GCGTTTGTTGGCTGTACCCTGGGGATCCACTGGATCGGCTGGGTGATGATCTGTTTCGGCGTGTGTGACGCCATCAGTGCGCTCCTGGTGGGGAGGCTGAGGAAATGGATACCAAG aCAGGTCCTATTTGGGACAGCTGCAGTGCTGAACCTGGCCCTGATGATTGAAATGTTGACGGTCAAACCGCACCCTTCTCTAACCGTCCTGTTCTTCGTGCACGCTGGACTGTGGGGAGTGGCGGATGGAATCTGGCAAACACAAATCAACT CTCTGTACGGCGTGCTGTTCCCAGGTCAACAGGAGGTCGCCTTCCCCATGGACGGCTTCTGGGGCGCCGTGAGTTACACCATCTCATTTGCATACGGCGGCTACCTCTGCGCTGACGTCAAGATCTCCATCCTCCTGGCTCTGCTCgtcgtttccatggcaacctaCGGTGTTGTGGAACTGATGGAGAAGAGAAGGTTGGAGAACGATGGGGACACTCCCGAAGACGCGACAGAGATAAAGGAAAACACGACATCCAActga
- the LOC136436381 gene encoding protein unc-93 homolog A-like isoform X2 gives MGKRRTQHLEDNELQSIPLDANAHENSHDSKTSAPSPDNVSSTKRRIIINLLIQCFGFLLLFTAYQSLQNLQSSINRARNLGLTSLAVLYGSLIPAGPFLAPVAMRYFGLKWTITGSMVTYMIFTIANYWSEFYTVIPASVLLGVGAACLWAANGAYLTRLATRYALVTGQDKAATISLFFGIFFGIFQTSQIWGNLISSLVLQQGAEDQGSPSAANVSSCGAANCPGGGAGNLVIPPNSLRVTLISIYLVCGILAVLIMALFADREAGKGIFSCLKTSKRRGGKYLSSGDDGQAEEDEDETSPDCKHLCERFLAAWKFMFREKRMMLLIPLIMYGTMEQALNVAIFTQAFVGCTLGIHWIGWVMICFGVCDAISALLVGRLRKWIPRQVLFGTAAVLNLALMIEMLTVKPHPSLTVLFFVHAGLWGVADGIWQTQINSLYGVLFPGQQEVAFPMDGFWGAVSYTISFAYGGYLCADVKISILLALLVVSMATYGVVELMEKRRLENDGDTPEDATEIKENTTSN, from the exons ATGGGGAAGAGGAGGACACAACATCTTGAAG ATAACGAACTGCAGTCCATTCCGCTGGATGCAAATGCTCACGAAAACAGTCATGACAGCAAAACCTCGGCACCATCTCCAGACAACGTATCCTCAACCAAAAGACGGATCATAATCAACCTCCTCATCCAGTGTTTCGggttcctcctcctcttcactgCGTACCAGTCGCTACAGAACCTCCAGAGCAGCATCAACCGAGCCCGTAATCTCGGCCTGACATCCCTGGCCGTCCTCTACGGGAGCCTCATCCCCGCTGGCCCGTTCCTCGCTCCCGTAGCCATGCGGTACTTtggactgaagtggacgatcaCCGGGTCGATGGTCACCTATATGATCTTCACCATTGCGAACTACTGGTCAGAGTTTTACACTGTGATCCCTGCATCAGTTCTCCTCGGAGTCGGAGCAGCGTGTCTTTGGGCCGCCAATGGGGCTTACCTGACACGGTTAGCTACCAGGTATGCTTTAGTTACTGGTCAGGATAAGGCGGCCACCATCTCCTTGTTCTTCGGCATCTTCTTCGGCATCTTCCAGACGTCTCAAATCTGGGGGAATCTGATCTCCTCCCTCGTCTTGCAGCAAGGAGCGGAGGACCAGGGCTCTCCATCTGCGGCGAACGTCTCATCCTGCGGCGCTGCCAACTGTCCGGGTGGCGGGGCTGGTAACCTTGTTATCCCGCCCAATAGTCTGCGGGTAACCCTCATCAGCATCTACCTGGTCTGCGGCATCCTAGCTGTGCTGATTATGGCTCTGTTTGCCGACAGGGAGGCAGGGAAGGGAATCTTCTCGTGCTTGAAGACATCGAAACGACGCGGAGGCAAATATCTATCATCTGGGGATGATGGACAGGCtgaggaagatgaagatgagACATCACCTGACTGTAAACATCTCTGTGAGAGGTTCCTGGCTGCGTGGAAGTTCATGTTTCGGGAGAAGAGGATGATGCTTCTCATCCCTCTCATCATGTACGGCACTATGGAACAAGCTCTGAATGTCGCCATCTTCACACAG GCGTTTGTTGGCTGTACCCTGGGGATCCACTGGATCGGCTGGGTGATGATCTGTTTCGGCGTGTGTGACGCCATCAGTGCGCTCCTGGTGGGGAGGCTGAGGAAATGGATACCAAG aCAGGTCCTATTTGGGACAGCTGCAGTGCTGAACCTGGCCCTGATGATTGAAATGTTGACGGTCAAACCGCACCCTTCTCTAACCGTCCTGTTCTTCGTGCACGCTGGACTGTGGGGAGTGGCGGATGGAATCTGGCAAACACAAATCAACT CTCTGTACGGCGTGCTGTTCCCAGGTCAACAGGAGGTCGCCTTCCCCATGGACGGCTTCTGGGGCGCCGTGAGTTACACCATCTCATTTGCATACGGCGGCTACCTCTGCGCTGACGTCAAGATCTCCATCCTCCTGGCTCTGCTCgtcgtttccatggcaacctaCGGTGTTGTGGAACTGATGGAGAAGAGAAGGTTGGAGAACGATGGGGACACTCCCGAAGACGCGACAGAGATAAAGGAAAACACGACATCCAActga
- the LOC136436420 gene encoding serum response factor-binding protein 1-like, which translates to MLGFLDKDIETIMESNPFESSRGTKLAKVTKESQQEALRRCQMTCDLFRIRQLLMKTCFVGLIGPQDAGKTTLIKTLWGLEEVKDIGFQEHTKTAVLYKARGTERMMIVDFPGTTTVDTQVATLVNHCGGLASFFILVMPFTGDPSKINIDQLNKVKSFGCSFMICINQCGRFPDAFKTKEHTDKFRADFSEVLDVKPSDIFFTDFVACTPEMRAVGLVGVDEVRLWIKDWLMKYDVFKKDEPELSSAVNEETAVEGDATSESELSRAANEETAAEGNATSEPELSRAVNEETAVGGDATSEPEMSRAVNEETAAEGNATSEPELSRAVNEQTAVEGDASPEPELSRAANEETAVESNATSEPELSRAVNEQTAVEGDATSEPEMSRAVNEQTAVEGDASPEPELSRAANEETAVESNATSEPELSRAVNEQTAVEGDATSEPEMSRAVNEQTAVEGDATSEPEMSRAVNEETAVDSNATSQPELSRAVNEQTAVEGDATSEPEMSRAVNEETAVDSNATSQPELSRAVNEETAMEGNATSPKSTG; encoded by the exons ATGCTTggatttcttgacaaagacatTGAGACCATCATGGAATCAAACCCCTTCGAATCCAGTCGAGGAACAAAGCTGGCAAAAGTAACTAAAGAGTCCCAACAGGAGGCGCTGAGACGCTGCCAGATGACCTGTGACCTGTTCCGGATCCGTCAGCTGCTCATGAAGACTTGCTTTGTGGGTCTGATCGGTCCCCAGGATGCAGGCAAGACGACACTCATCAAGACGCTTTGGGGATTGGAGGAGGTGAAAGACATTGGGTTCCAGGAGCACACCAAAACAGCCGTGCTCTACAAGGCCAGGGGCACAGAGAGGATGATG ATTGTGGACTTTCCTGGCACGACCACAGTTGATACCCAGGTGGCCACTCTAGTGAACCACTGCGGGGGGCTGGCTAGTTTCTTCATCCTCGTCATGCCGTTCACCGGTGATCCCAGTAAGATCAACATTGACCAACTCAACAAGGTCAAGAGCTTCGGTTGCTCCTTCATGATCTGTATCAACCAGTGTGGGCGCTTTCCGGATGCGTTCAAG ACCAAGGAACACACAGACAAGTTCCGTGCCGACTTCTCCGAGGTGCTGGACGTGAAACCTTCTGACATCTTCTTCACCGACTTTGTGGCCTGCACCCCGGAGATGCGCGCAGTGGGTCTGGTGGGGGTGGATGAGGTCAGGCTGTGGATCAAGGACTGGCTGATGAAGTATGACGTGTTCAAGAAGGACGAGCCTGAGCTGAGCAGCGCTGTGAACGAAGAAACAGCTGTGGAGGGTGACGCTACTTCAGAGTCAGAGCTGAGCAGGGCTGCGAACGAAGAGACAGCTGCTGAGGGCAACGCTACTTCAGAGCCAGAGCTGAGCAGGGCTGTGAACGAAGAGACAGCTGTGGGAGGTGACGCTACTTCAGAGCCAGAGATGAGCAGGGCTGTGAACGAAGAGACAGCTGCTGAGGGCAACGCTACTTCAGAGCCAGAGCTGAGCAGGGCTGTGAACGAACAGACAGCTGTGGAGGGTGACGCTTCTCCAGAGCCAGAGCTGAGCAGAGCTGCTAACGAAGAGACAGCTGTGGAGAGTAACGCTACATCAGAGCCAGAGCTGAGCAGGGCTGTGAACGAACAGACAGCTGTGGAGGGTGACGCTACATCAGAGCCAGAGATGAGCAGGGCTGTGAACGAACAGACAGCTGTGGAGGGTGACGCTTCTCCAGAGCCAGAGCTGAGCAGAGCTGCTAACGAAGAGACAGCTGTGGAGAGTAACGCTACATCAGAGCCAGAGCTGAGCAGGGCTGTGAACGAACAGACAGCTGTGGAGGGTGACGCTACATCAGAGCCAGAGATGAGCAGGGCTGTGAACGAACAGACAGCTGTGGAGGGTGACGCTACATCAGAGCCAGAGATGAGCAGGGCTGTGAACGAAGAGACAGCTGTGGACAGTAACGCAACTTCACAGCCAGAGCTGAGCAGGGCTGTGAACGAACAGACAGCTGTGGAGGGTGACGCTACATCAGAGCCAGAGATGAGCAGGGCTGTGAACGAAGAGACAGCTGTGGACAGTAACGCAACTTCACAGCCAGAGCTGAGCAGGGCTGTGAACGAAGAGACAGCTATGGAGGgtaacgctacttcacctaaatccacaGGGTAA